In a single window of the Blattabacterium cuenoti genome:
- the ffh gene encoding signal recognition particle protein, whose protein sequence is MFEHLQNKFSEALHILKGHNTITEINIASSLKEIGRALIDADVNYKIAKNFIQRVKEKSIGQKVLTSLNPKQLITKIVYDELVSLMGKKNVKMNLSNNPAIILLCGLQGSGKTSFSSKLAFFLRKKSKDPLLVAADFHRPAAIDQLELIAEKVNIPVFSLKESKNVIEIVEKSILYAYKKKRNVIIVDTAGRLAIDKMMMEEIKKIYQNFKPDEVLFIVDAMTGQDAINTAQSFSKVLNFDGVVITKLDGNSKGGVAITLSSVVKKPIKFISNGEKIEDLEVFHPDRIANRILGMGDIVSLVEKVQEQFDERKTKKIYRKILKNSFDFNDLLEQLQQVKKIGNLKNIISMIPGIDRYFSFDGNQKDSLKKVEAIIHSMTPYERNNPKILTDIMRKKRISKGSGITLNHIDIFLKQFHDMSKIMKKIHAHSGKKILKDFIHQIINKGNDV, encoded by the coding sequence ATGTTTGAACATTTACAAAATAAATTTTCTGAAGCTCTTCATATTTTGAAGGGACATAATACAATTACAGAAATCAATATAGCATCCTCTCTAAAAGAAATTGGACGAGCGCTCATTGATGCAGATGTTAATTATAAAATAGCTAAAAATTTTATCCAAAGAGTTAAAGAAAAATCTATTGGGCAAAAAGTACTTACTTCTTTAAATCCTAAGCAATTAATTACAAAAATAGTATATGATGAATTAGTTTCTCTTATGGGAAAAAAAAATGTAAAAATGAATCTTTCTAATAATCCTGCTATTATTTTACTTTGTGGATTACAAGGAAGTGGAAAGACTTCTTTTTCCTCTAAACTTGCTTTTTTTTTAAGAAAAAAAAGTAAAGATCCTTTACTGGTAGCTGCAGACTTTCATCGTCCTGCAGCTATAGATCAATTGGAATTAATTGCAGAAAAAGTAAATATCCCTGTTTTTTCTTTAAAAGAAAGTAAAAATGTTATAGAAATTGTGGAGAAATCTATTCTCTATGCTTATAAAAAAAAGAGAAATGTAATTATTGTTGATACAGCTGGAAGATTAGCAATAGATAAAATGATGATGGAAGAAATTAAAAAAATTTATCAAAATTTTAAACCAGATGAAGTTTTATTTATTGTAGACGCTATGACAGGACAAGATGCTATAAATACGGCTCAATCTTTTTCAAAAGTTTTAAATTTTGATGGGGTTGTAATAACAAAATTAGATGGAAATAGTAAAGGTGGTGTTGCTATAACTCTGTCTAGTGTAGTGAAAAAACCTATAAAATTTATTAGTAATGGAGAGAAAATAGAAGATTTGGAAGTCTTTCATCCAGACAGAATAGCTAATAGAATTTTAGGTATGGGAGATATAGTTTCTTTAGTTGAAAAAGTGCAAGAACAATTTGATGAGAGAAAAACTAAAAAAATTTATAGAAAAATTTTAAAAAATAGTTTTGATTTTAATGATTTACTAGAGCAACTTCAACAAGTCAAAAAAATAGGAAATTTAAAAAATATTATTTCTATGATCCCTGGAATCGATAGATATTTTTCTTTTGATGGAAATCAAAAAGATTCTTTAAAAAAAGTAGAAGCCATTATTCATTCTATGACTCCTTATGAAAGAAATAATCCTAAAATTTTAACTGATATAATGAGAAAAAAAAGAATATCTAAAGGATCTGGGATCACATTGAATCATATAGATATTTTTTTGAAACAATTTCATGATATGAGTAAAATTATGAAAAAAATTCATGCTCATTCAGGAAAAAAAATTTTGAAAGATTTTATACATCAAATAATTAATAAAGGAAATGATGTATAG
- the glpK gene encoding glycerol kinase GlpK codes for MFMKKYVLSLDQGTTSSRAIIFDKIGNIISVAQREFTQIYPHPGWVEHNAEEIWSTQASVALEAILKANLEGENIISIGITNQRETTVIWDKKTGEPVFNAIVWQDRRTSKYCDQIKKEGLTEMIRKKTGLIIDPYFSATKIRWILENVPGAKKRADSGSLAFGTIDSWLIWNLTGKENHVTDVTNASRTMLFNIHTLSWDQELIDLFNIPINMLPEVKSSSEIFGYTTGHILSHKIPISGIAGDQQAALFGQMCTKIGMVKNTYGTGCFMLMNVGDNPVFSQNNLITTVAWKIKNQVQYALEGSVFIAGAVVQWLRDGLGLILSSNEAETLASSVDNTEGLYMVPAFSGLGAPYWDQKARGTIVGITRGTSSAHFVRAALESIAFQNMDVLKAMEADSGISIKELRVDGGATVNKLLMQFQSDILNVKVVKSKISELTAAGAAYLAGLAVNYWSSLKDIQDKWQLEQIFEPKGMSSRLERIKGWKRAIKTTRSWSKKIK; via the coding sequence ATGTTTATGAAAAAATATGTGCTATCATTAGATCAGGGAACTACCAGTTCTAGAGCTATTATTTTTGATAAAATTGGAAATATTATTTCTGTAGCTCAAAGAGAATTTACACAAATTTATCCTCATCCTGGATGGGTAGAACACAATGCAGAAGAAATATGGTCTACGCAAGCTTCAGTTGCTTTAGAGGCTATTTTAAAAGCTAATTTAGAAGGTGAAAATATTATATCAATAGGAATCACGAATCAAAGAGAAACTACTGTTATATGGGATAAAAAAACGGGTGAACCTGTTTTTAATGCTATAGTATGGCAAGATAGACGCACCTCAAAATATTGTGATCAAATTAAAAAAGAAGGATTAACCGAAATGATTCGAAAAAAAACAGGTTTAATTATAGATCCTTATTTTTCTGCTACAAAAATTAGATGGATATTAGAGAATGTTCCCGGAGCGAAGAAAAGAGCTGATTCTGGATCCCTAGCGTTTGGAACTATAGATTCATGGTTAATATGGAATTTAACCGGAAAAGAAAATCATGTTACAGATGTAACTAATGCATCTCGCACTATGTTATTTAATATTCATACACTTAGTTGGGATCAAGAATTGATAGATTTATTTAATATTCCAATTAACATGCTTCCAGAAGTCAAATCATCTAGTGAAATTTTTGGTTATACAACAGGGCATATTTTATCACATAAAATACCGATTTCTGGTATTGCTGGAGATCAACAAGCTGCTCTTTTTGGTCAAATGTGTACTAAAATTGGAATGGTAAAAAATACTTATGGAACGGGATGTTTTATGTTAATGAATGTAGGAGATAATCCTGTTTTTTCTCAGAATAATTTAATTACTACTGTTGCTTGGAAAATTAAAAATCAGGTTCAATATGCATTGGAAGGAAGTGTTTTTATTGCAGGAGCTGTTGTTCAATGGCTTAGAGACGGACTAGGACTGATCTTATCTTCAAATGAAGCAGAAACATTAGCTTCTTCAGTGGACAATACAGAAGGTTTATATATGGTTCCAGCTTTTTCCGGTTTAGGTGCTCCTTATTGGGATCAAAAAGCGAGAGGAACCATTGTGGGCATAACAAGAGGAACTTCTTCCGCTCATTTTGTTAGAGCGGCATTAGAAAGTATCGCTTTTCAAAACATGGATGTACTGAAAGCTATGGAAGCGGATTCTGGTATTTCTATAAAAGAACTCCGTGTAGATGGAGGAGCTACGGTAAATAAATTATTGATGCAATTTCAATCTGATATTTTAAATGTTAAAGTTGTTAAATCTAAAATTTCTGAACTTACAGCAGCAGGAGCTGCTTATCTAGCGGGATTAGCCGTTAATTATTGGAGTAGTCTGAAAGATATTCAAGATAAATGGCAATTAGAACAAATTTTTGAACCAAAAGGAATGTCTAGTAGATTAGAAAGAATTAAAGGTTGGAAAAGAGCAATTAAAACAACTCGTTCTTGGTCCAAGAAAATCAAATAA
- a CDS encoding glycerol-3-phosphate dehydrogenase/oxidase, which translates to MMKGFLNRDRFLSVLENVNIWDVIIIGGGATGLGIALDSSSRGYKTLLLEQSDFSKATSSRSTKLVHGGIRYLAQGNIRLVYEALRERGFLLKNAPHLVKKQKFIIPVFSWKMGIMYWTGLKLYEWLSGSFSFGKSKFLSKTEIVRNFPEIKSNELKGGILYYDGQFDDARLAINLAQTCVQKGGILLNYFQVKNLLKKVGDKISGVVAYDLETKKKYSISSKVVINATGVFSDSISIMDKSTSSIFIKPSQGTHIVLNKSFFSSSNAIVIPKTSDGRVLFCIPWYDHVLVGTTDTFLEKSVLEPKPLEEEINFILQTFNKYFVLHIKKSDILSAFSGLRPLFVPNNSFYNTTKTKNISRNHQLMISSSGLISVIGGKWTTYRKMAEDTVNKAIDIGKLIKKPSVTKNLKIYGSCSSYKNQNHHWNKYGEDEYHIKKLIEKNPLLGVPLISKNSSSYYYTEAEVVWMVRYEMARTIEDVLARRFRLLFLNAKKAIDIAPRVATLMAKELSRDDKWEKSQVAAFKKLAMQYYYPEI; encoded by the coding sequence ATGATGAAAGGTTTTTTAAATAGAGATAGGTTTTTGAGCGTTTTAGAAAATGTAAATATTTGGGATGTTATTATTATTGGAGGAGGAGCTACTGGATTAGGAATAGCTTTAGATTCTTCTTCCAGAGGATATAAAACACTTCTATTAGAACAATCTGATTTTTCTAAAGCGACTTCTAGTCGTAGTACGAAGTTAGTTCATGGAGGCATACGATATTTAGCTCAAGGAAATATAAGATTAGTTTATGAAGCATTGCGAGAAAGAGGTTTTTTGCTAAAAAATGCTCCTCATTTAGTAAAAAAACAAAAATTTATTATTCCAGTTTTCAGTTGGAAAATGGGTATTATGTACTGGACTGGGTTAAAACTGTATGAATGGCTATCTGGTTCTTTCAGTTTTGGAAAATCAAAATTTTTATCCAAAACTGAAATAGTTAGAAATTTTCCAGAAATTAAGAGTAATGAGTTAAAAGGAGGTATTTTATATTATGATGGACAGTTTGATGACGCACGTTTAGCTATAAATTTAGCTCAGACTTGTGTTCAGAAGGGTGGAATATTATTAAATTATTTCCAAGTTAAAAATTTGTTAAAAAAAGTTGGCGATAAAATTTCTGGAGTTGTAGCTTATGATCTTGAAACTAAAAAAAAATATTCTATTTCTTCAAAAGTAGTAATAAACGCTACTGGAGTTTTTTCTGACTCTATTTCTATAATGGATAAATCTACGAGTTCTATTTTCATCAAACCAAGTCAAGGAACACATATTGTGTTGAATAAATCTTTTTTCAGTAGTTCAAATGCTATAGTGATTCCAAAAACTTCAGATGGAAGGGTCTTATTTTGTATTCCATGGTACGATCATGTTTTAGTGGGGACTACAGATACTTTTTTAGAAAAAAGTGTTCTTGAACCAAAACCTTTAGAGGAAGAAATAAATTTTATATTACAAACTTTTAACAAATATTTTGTACTTCATATAAAAAAAAGCGATATACTAAGCGCATTTTCCGGATTACGTCCTCTTTTTGTTCCTAATAATTCTTTTTATAATACTACTAAAACTAAAAATATTTCTAGAAACCATCAACTTATGATTAGTTCATCTGGACTAATCAGTGTTATAGGTGGTAAATGGACTACATATAGGAAAATGGCGGAAGATACCGTAAATAAAGCAATTGATATAGGAAAATTAATCAAAAAACCTTCTGTAACAAAAAATCTTAAAATTTATGGATCCTGTTCTTCATATAAAAATCAGAATCATCATTGGAATAAATATGGAGAAGATGAATATCATATAAAAAAATTAATTGAAAAAAATCCATTATTAGGAGTTCCCTTAATTTCAAAAAATTCTTCTTCTTATTATTATACAGAAGCAGAAGTAGTTTGGATGGTTCGTTATGAAATGGCGAGAACAATTGAAGATGTTTTAGCAAGAAGGTTCCGTTTATTATTTCTAAATGCTAAAAAAGCAATAGATATAGCACCTAGAGTAGCTACATTAATGGCTAAAGAACTTTCTAGAGATGATAAATGGGAAAAATCACAAGTAGCTGCTTTCAAAAAACTAGCTATGCAATACTATTATCCGGAAATTTGA